DNA sequence from the Parascardovia denticolens DSM 10105 = JCM 12538 genome:
GGCCAGGCGGCTAAATTCGACCGGATCGGTCACAGCAGGCAGGACAGTCACAGCACAGGCAGAACAGGATTTCATATGAGTACAGGAAAGACCAAACGAGGAAAAGCCCCTCAGGGGAACCCCCAGGCGGAATCCGGGAAGAGCGGTCAATCCTCGGTCGGGCGCAACTCGGCCATCATGGCCTTGGGAACCTTCTTTTCCCGTCTGACCGGGCAGGCACGCAGCATCCTTCTGGCCTGGGCGGTCGGCACCACCGGCATCGCCGCCAACGCCTACCAGACCGGATCCATGATCCCCCAGGTCCTCTTCACCATCCTCTCCGGCGGAATCTTCAACGCCGTCCTGGTCCCCCAGATCGTCCGGGCCTTAAAGGAGGAGGACGCCAAGGAACGCCTGGATAAGATCATCACCCTGTCCATCGTCCTCCTGCTGGGCGTCACCCTCCTGCTCATGGCCGGGACCCATCTGGTCACCAGCCTTTACCTCAGCTCCAATTGGACGGCCAGCCAGCACGCCCTGGTCGATTCCTTCACCCTCTGGTGCATGCCTCAGATCTTCTTTTATGGCCTCTATACCATTCTGGGGCAGATCCTGGCCGCCCAGGAACGCTTCGCCGCCTATTCCTGGAGCTCGGTTGGTGCCAACGTCATCGCCTGCCTAGGATTCGGCCTTTTCATCCGTCTTTTCGGCAACGCCAGCCACGCCAGCATGGCCTTCTGGACCACCCCCCGGGTCTTCCTTCTGGCCGGCATGTGGACCTTGGGCGTGGCTTTTCAAGCCCTGGTCCTTTTCATCCCCCTGATGCAGACCGGCTACCATTACCGTCCCCGCTGGGGGCTGCGAGGAATCGGCCTACGATCCATGGGTTCCGTGGGCGTCTGGAGCCTAAGCATCGTCCTGCTGGGCCAGGCGGTCAACATCTTCAACACCCGCATCGCCAGCGGGGCGCCCATCCAAGGCGACGATGTTTTCGGAATCGCCGGCAACGCCACCTATCAGAACGCACTCACCATTTACCTCCTGCCCTACTCCCTGGTGGCTGTTTCCATCGCCACAGCCATCTTCCCCCGGCTGTCGGCGGACGTGGCGGAAGGCAACCTCAAGGACGCCCGCGACACCCTCAGCCAATCCCTGCGCCGCTGCGGTGTCATCATGCTCTTTTTCACCGCGGTTCTGGTGGCCATCCCCGTCCCGGTGATCAAAGCCCTGCTGCCTTCGGTCCCCCTGAAAGAGATCAACCTGATCGCCCCCGTGCTCATCGCCTTGAGCCTGAACTGCTGGGCTGCGTCCACCTTCCTCTTCCTCCAGCGCACTTTCTACGCCTTCGAGGACGGAAAACATCCTTTCATCTTCGCTTTGATCCAAAACGCTTTCTTCGTGGTGGGATTGGCGGTCATCCGCTTCGGACTTCCCCCGCGCTTCTGGACTGTGGGAATCGGCGTCTCCATGACGATCAGCTACGCCATCAGCATCCCCTTCCTGATTTATATGACCCAAAAAAAGCTTTTCCACGGCAGTCTCAATGTAGGCCGCATCTTCCTGTCTTTGGGTAAAAGCCTGGTCGCCGCCGTCGCGACCGGGTTCGTCTCTTACTATCTCTACCGACTCCTTCTGATGGTCTTCCATGTGAACCTGGCCGGCCCTCAGGGTCATATTTCCTGGGTCCTGTCCATCTTGTTCTGCGCCATCACCGGTCTGGTGGCTTTGGCGGTTTATGGGGCCCTTCTGGTCCTGACCCGTACCGACGATGTGGTGGATATTGCCTTGCAGATCGTCATGAAGCTGGGTTTGGGCAAGGTGAAGTTCGGGCGGACCATCATCGACCGCCTCCACTCCCGTCAGGTCCAGACCCGCAAGGTCGTTTCCGAGCCGGTGAAGCCGGATGATGACTATCTGGCCACCGCCCTTGACCGGGCGGATCAGGCCGATCAAGTCAATCAGGCCGCCCAGCCCGACCAGGCGGCGGAACTCGCCTCCTTGGCCCCCTACTCCCAACCCCACCTGGCCAAGGATTCCCTGCCTTCGGACCAGGCGAACGGGTCCGGTCAAGTCGGTGGCTCCAACCAGATCAGTCAAATCAACCGAGCCAAACAAACCAGACAAACCAACGACGTCAACGTCCCCGCCCAGCCCATGAAAACCGCTTCATCCGTGGTCTCACAAAGGGTGACCCCTGTCCATACAATGGAAGGCGGTAAGGGGTCACAACGAACCGAGCAAAAGAGACTATCCATGAACATCAAGCCTGGTGATGTGGTACTCAATAGGTACGAGCTGAAGCGCCTGCTGGCCGATGGGTCCGGCATGGCCGCTTTCACCGCGCATGATATCTCTTTCTCCCGCGATTGCCAGCTTTTCCTGGTCACTGACACTTCCGTCTTCAACCAAATCAACCTGCTCACTTCCACTCTGGCCACCTCTCGCTTCGATTTCTGCACACCTTTGGACCAGTCCTACCGGACTTCCCAGGTCTATCTGATCGCCCAGCCATATGATCCCGGCATCAGCCTGGCCCAGTACATCCACTCCCCCGCCCAGGAGGCGGATTCGGGCGCCAGCTCGGCCCCGAGCGCCAAATCCCCGGCTGGCGGTCCGTCCTCCGCCCTGCCCTCTTCGGCTTCTTCCATTTCGTCCGACCACGGTCTGACCCGGCCGGTCGCCCCGAACCGCCGCCTGAGCCAGAAGGCCATCAGGTCCATCATCGGCGAGTTGATCGGCTACGGGCAGGCCCTTTCCCAAGCCGGCATCTACCACCATCTCATCAGCACTCAGACGGTCCGCATGACCCAGAAGAAGCTCTTGCTGGCTGATTTGGCCGTATCCCCCATCCTAGTTCAGGATTCCCCCCTCATGACCGACGCCCGCGGCATGAGCGGGCAGACGAGCATGGCCCGTCAGATCGCCGCCGTGCTCTTCGAGCTCCTCACCGATCGGCCCTTCGACCCGGATAAGGATTCCAGCCTTGCCGACCTGGCCTCCGCTTCCACCGTGCAGCCTCTTCCTGATGAATTCTCCATCATCTGCGCCCGCGGCCTTGGGTTGAAGGACGAACAGGGCCTTTCCGTGGCTCCTGTTTATACCCTCTTCGAGTTGTCCGCCTTGTTGGGGGACTTCCTGCCTTGGGACCAGCTCTCCTTCTCCGACGTCGAAGGCCCCTTCCGGCAGGAGACGGCTTCCGTCAGTTTGATGAAACTGGTTCCTCAGGCTCCCCATCTGGTTGGGCCGGATAACGACCTGGACTTCTATCTTCCCCCGGAACTTTTCACCAGGCCGAGGGCGAACGCCCAGAAGCCGGCCAGGGTCATCCAATCCCATCAATCCTGGGACAGAGACCAACTTTTCGAGCGCGATCAGGAGATTTCCCTCCGGCCGCACACCGACGATTTCTTCTCCGAATTCGATGACGACAATAACTTCGATGACGTCTCCTCCTTGACCGGGAACACCCCGCATATCGCCCCCCGTGCTTACCCCGAGGAGGCGAACAGCAGCACCCGGGCCATCGCCATCAATCCGGCTGCGACCGCAGCCTCGGTCGTTTCCGCAGGAGCTGAAGGCCTGCCCAAGAGCGACCGGGGAGAGGCTGGCCAGGCTGGTACATCCGGATACTCCAGCCAATCCGGAAAACCAGGTCAGCTAGGTCAGTCCGGACACCCTGACCATTCTGTCCATCCCCGGACTATGACCACTTCCGAGCGTCTTTCGCAGGTCGTGCAGCCTCAGGATCAGGGAGGAAAGGCTTCGCGCGGGCCAGAATCACTGCCTCCCACGATTCTTCCCCGGACCTCCGCAACCGCCGGCACTGACACTTCCAGCGATTTCAATGCCGGCTTCTTTAAGCCCTCTGGAAACTCCGAGTCCTTTGAGCCCGTTGAAATCCGACCCGGCTCCGTGGATTCCCGTGGCGAATCAGCCTCCGCTCAAGCTTCCGCTTCGAATTCTGGCCCGGCATCGCCTTCGGCCACGGCCCCGGCATCGCTCTCTTCCAGCCGCCAAGCTCGCTCTTATCTTTCCTTCCCCTGGTCCGGAAAGACCGGTGGGTCTAAGAACAATATCAGGGCTGACTCCGGCAAGAACGCCCCGGAAGATGAGCGCGAGCGTCTCTACCGGCAGCAGGTGGCTCGACAAAAGCGCGAGGAAAGGAACACCCTTGTCCGCAAGCGCACGCTCACCGTGGCTTTGGTCGGAATCATCCTGATCGTCGCCTTGGCCGTGGCGTCGTCGGCTTTGGGCATCTTCAACCACCCCGCCCTCAAGTCCGGTGGCAATGGGGATGTCTGGCCAAGTTTGCAGGCTTCTTATCCCGGTGAAGAGGGCAACTCCTCGTCATCTGGAAAGGCGTCGCCCAAGGAGTCCGCGAAGCCCTCTTCCAAGCCGGCTCAGCCTTCCGCCAAACCTTCCTCCTCCCCTGCGCAGCAGAAAGAGAAGCCCAGCCAAAGTGCGCCGGCGGCCGGCCCCCAGGCCACTTCCTACCCCCAGCAGATGAACGCCCAAGCGGTCCCCGCTCCCCCGGCTTCCACCAACACCACCCCCTTGCCTATCAAGAGCCGGGTCTTCCTCAATAAACCCAATGGGCAGAACGGTTATGGCTTGGCCATCACCTTCTCCCAGAAGGTGACCGTGAGCAAGCTCAACATCGGCATGCGGGATTCCGGTGGGACGGCCTACATCTACGCGGATGCGGACCAGACCAACCCAATCAATGGCTATGCTTTGGCGAAGTTCTCCTTTGACCTCTCCGGCAGCACGATGGTGACTTTGAGCAGGCCAGTGCAGACCGACCGAATCGTCATCTGGGTTCCGGCCGACTCCCTTCCGACCAGCCGTTACCTCTACTTCACCCACCTCATGGCTTACTGACGGTTCCCATGGCTACAGGGGCTACAGGGCGGATTGATTATAAGCCGCCCTGTCCTCTTCTTCCCCTTCCTCCTGCGGTGTCCCCTTCCCCAGCGGCCTCCTCGTTCCATCTGTTTCCTCGCTCCATGACTTTTCTCGTCTTTCCGCGGCCCCTTCTCACGGTCTCTTCTCGCGATCGACTGTTTTGCTTTTCTCGCTCCGCAGACTCCCATGCTCTTGCGTTCTCCTCCCTCTGTGGCGCCATCACCCCCGCATATAGTCTCTTACCCCTCCACGACTCCTCTATGCTGTCAGAAGAATTCTGCCCTTTCCCCTTGTTTCGGGAATTTTATTCGACCTGATTCACTTGTTCTGATTGCGTCCAGAATTGAGTTCCTGACACGGCCTTGAGAACGCGAATAGCTAAACATGAACGAGCAAATCTGAAGACGGGCGACTTAGCCCCCTCTGATTTATTAAAGGTTATATTCATGTTTTCGTATGATTATTAATGAATATTGTGAGGTTTATGCGTTCCGATATCGTTCGGTTTTCAGGAATTGACTCGCTGCGAACCCACAGAAGATACACGAACCACCAGCCACCGGCAGGTGAAAAACAGGCAAGGAACTGGATAAGATCCAATACCTGCCAACAGACAAGGAGAATCATGGCAAACCTCATCTCCCTCTCTCCAGAGACATCGCCCACAAATCCTCAGAATTCCCAGAACTCTCAGAACTCGCAACTTCAGGCATCCGGAAACCCCATGGGCAACCTCATCTCCTTGTCCCCCAACGCGAACGCGAAGAAGCAGGCGGCGGCCCAAGCATCGGGACCACAGAAAGAGCGAGCGATCATCATCGGTTCCGGCCCCGCCGGTTACACCGCCGCCTTGTACCTCGCCAGAGCCGGCTATCAGCCTTTGGTTTTGGCCGGGGCTTTGACTCCTGGCGGACAGCTGGTCAACACGACCGAAGTCGAGAATTATCCAGGTTTCCCAGACGGCGTGCTCGGTCCTGATTTGATGGACAAGATGCGCGAGCAGGCGGAACGCTTCGGGGCGCGCATCGAGTACAAAGACGTCGTCTCCACCGCGCTTGACCAACCATCCGATTCAAAACATCCCCTGCATTCGGTCGCCACCGACGACGGGCAGACCTATCAGGCTGAGGTCGTCCTTGTCACCACCGGCTCCAGCTATCGCAAATTGGGGGTGCCGGGAGAAGTGGAATTTTCCGGCCGCGGTGTCTCCTACTGCGCCACATGCGATGGGAGCTTCTTCCGCAAACAACCCATCGTCGTTGTGGGCGGGGGCGATACAGCCCTGACTGACGCCCTCTTCCTGACTCGCTTTAGCAGCTCTGTCACCATCATCCATCGTCGTGATGAGTTCCGCGCTTCGCAAGTTCAGGTGGACCGGGCCAGAAACAACGAGAAAATCGACTTCGTTCTCGATTCCGTCGTCACTTCCGTCAACGGCGAAGACAAGTCCGCCCAGTCCGTGACCGTCAAGAACGTGAAGACCGGCGAAGAGAAGCAAATCCCCGCCCACGGCGTCTTCATCGCCATCGGCAGCGATCCGCAGACCTCTTTCCTCAACGGCCAGATCAATACGGACCAAGATGGTTACATAGTCATTGAAGGCGCTTCCACCCGCACTTCCATTCCTGGGGTTTTCGCCGCTGGCGACGTAACTGACAAGGTCTATCGCCAAGCGATTTCCGCAGCCGGGATGGGCTGCCGAGCCGCACTCGACGCCCAGGCTTACCTTGAAGAGGAAGCCTCCTAAGTCGCTCTCAGAAGGACTGACTAAGATCATGACTTCGAGGAAACCGTATATACGGATTGTTTTCTGTATATACGGTATTTTTTGTAAGATGATTTGAGAAATTTATTTATTCATTCATCATCAGTTGATCATCAATCAATGATTGACAGGTTT
Encoded proteins:
- the trxB gene encoding thioredoxin-disulfide reductase is translated as MANLISLSPETSPTNPQNSQNSQNSQLQASGNPMGNLISLSPNANAKKQAAAQASGPQKERAIIIGSGPAGYTAALYLARAGYQPLVLAGALTPGGQLVNTTEVENYPGFPDGVLGPDLMDKMREQAERFGARIEYKDVVSTALDQPSDSKHPLHSVATDDGQTYQAEVVLVTTGSSYRKLGVPGEVEFSGRGVSYCATCDGSFFRKQPIVVVGGGDTALTDALFLTRFSSSVTIIHRRDEFRASQVQVDRARNNEKIDFVLDSVVTSVNGEDKSAQSVTVKNVKTGEEKQIPAHGVFIAIGSDPQTSFLNGQINTDQDGYIVIEGASTRTSIPGVFAAGDVTDKVYRQAISAAGMGCRAALDAQAYLEEEAS
- a CDS encoding murein biosynthesis integral membrane protein MurJ translates to MALGTFFSRLTGQARSILLAWAVGTTGIAANAYQTGSMIPQVLFTILSGGIFNAVLVPQIVRALKEEDAKERLDKIITLSIVLLLGVTLLLMAGTHLVTSLYLSSNWTASQHALVDSFTLWCMPQIFFYGLYTILGQILAAQERFAAYSWSSVGANVIACLGFGLFIRLFGNASHASMAFWTTPRVFLLAGMWTLGVAFQALVLFIPLMQTGYHYRPRWGLRGIGLRSMGSVGVWSLSIVLLGQAVNIFNTRIASGAPIQGDDVFGIAGNATYQNALTIYLLPYSLVAVSIATAIFPRLSADVAEGNLKDARDTLSQSLRRCGVIMLFFTAVLVAIPVPVIKALLPSVPLKEINLIAPVLIALSLNCWAASTFLFLQRTFYAFEDGKHPFIFALIQNAFFVVGLAVIRFGLPPRFWTVGIGVSMTISYAISIPFLIYMTQKKLFHGSLNVGRIFLSLGKSLVAAVATGFVSYYLYRLLLMVFHVNLAGPQGHISWVLSILFCAITGLVALAVYGALLVLTRTDDVVDIALQIVMKLGLGKVKFGRTIIDRLHSRQVQTRKVVSEPVKPDDDYLATALDRADQADQVNQAAQPDQAAELASLAPYSQPHLAKDSLPSDQANGSGQVGGSNQISQINRAKQTRQTNDVNVPAQPMKTASSVVSQRVTPVHTMEGGKGSQRTEQKRLSMNIKPGDVVLNRYELKRLLADGSGMAAFTAHDISFSRDCQLFLVTDTSVFNQINLLTSTLATSRFDFCTPLDQSYRTSQVYLIAQPYDPGISLAQYIHSPAQEADSGASSAPSAKSPAGGPSSALPSSASSISSDHGLTRPVAPNRRLSQKAIRSIIGELIGYGQALSQAGIYHHLISTQTVRMTQKKLLLADLAVSPILVQDSPLMTDARGMSGQTSMARQIAAVLFELLTDRPFDPDKDSSLADLASASTVQPLPDEFSIICARGLGLKDEQGLSVAPVYTLFELSALLGDFLPWDQLSFSDVEGPFRQETASVSLMKLVPQAPHLVGPDNDLDFYLPPELFTRPRANAQKPARVIQSHQSWDRDQLFERDQEISLRPHTDDFFSEFDDDNNFDDVSSLTGNTPHIAPRAYPEEANSSTRAIAINPAATAASVVSAGAEGLPKSDRGEAGQAGTSGYSSQSGKPGQLGQSGHPDHSVHPRTMTTSERLSQVVQPQDQGGKASRGPESLPPTILPRTSATAGTDTSSDFNAGFFKPSGNSESFEPVEIRPGSVDSRGESASAQASASNSGPASPSATAPASLSSSRQARSYLSFPWSGKTGGSKNNIRADSGKNAPEDERERLYRQQVARQKREERNTLVRKRTLTVALVGIILIVALAVASSALGIFNHPALKSGGNGDVWPSLQASYPGEEGNSSSSGKASPKESAKPSSKPAQPSAKPSSSPAQQKEKPSQSAPAAGPQATSYPQQMNAQAVPAPPASTNTTPLPIKSRVFLNKPNGQNGYGLAITFSQKVTVSKLNIGMRDSGGTAYIYADADQTNPINGYALAKFSFDLSGSTMVTLSRPVQTDRIVIWVPADSLPTSRYLYFTHLMAY